A window from Pseudomonas sp. Tri1 encodes these proteins:
- a CDS encoding polyprenyl synthetase family protein codes for MMSASDSIAVVIAQQPTASSASVYARISEELLAEDLVRFRQEVELALEPQAPYLTDVERQMFAGGKKIRPLVMLLSARLIAQNGPLPDKVYKGAASLEMLHVATLIHDDIVDEAQLRRGLPSVSAARGSKTALLIGDLQFVQALRGFATAVDTERDMTLVRLVLDTAFDICRGELDELDRTLPDDHDARLTRYYQTIDRKTAVLFRLACQGGIDLAGGRSRDARRGGFFGRALGRAFQIMDDVLDVVEYESSAGKQSGIDLLLGRLSLPLIYAMETLGPTHAISKSLREGTPLTGHRLGDALDDLRDCGCIDKAYAAARREALQALFYLEPFPPGRYRDALEELTLHVVDRPLNG; via the coding sequence ATGATGTCAGCAAGCGACTCCATTGCTGTTGTCATCGCGCAACAGCCGACAGCATCGTCGGCATCAGTGTACGCGCGCATCAGTGAAGAACTGCTGGCCGAAGACCTCGTGCGTTTCCGGCAGGAAGTGGAGCTGGCGTTGGAACCACAGGCGCCCTACCTCACCGACGTGGAACGGCAAATGTTTGCCGGCGGTAAAAAGATACGCCCTTTGGTCATGCTGCTGTCGGCACGGCTAATCGCCCAGAATGGGCCTCTGCCCGACAAGGTCTACAAAGGCGCGGCATCGCTGGAGATGCTGCATGTGGCCACCTTGATCCACGACGACATCGTCGATGAAGCTCAGTTGCGACGCGGGCTGCCATCGGTGTCGGCGGCTCGCGGCAGCAAGACCGCGCTGCTGATCGGCGATCTGCAATTCGTACAGGCGCTTCGCGGGTTCGCTACCGCGGTGGATACCGAGCGTGACATGACCTTGGTGCGGTTGGTGCTGGATACCGCGTTCGATATTTGTCGAGGCGAGTTGGACGAATTGGATCGGACCTTGCCCGATGATCACGATGCACGCCTGACACGCTATTACCAGACCATCGACCGCAAGACCGCAGTCTTGTTTCGGTTGGCCTGCCAGGGGGGTATCGATCTGGCCGGTGGGCGTAGCCGTGATGCCCGCCGCGGTGGCTTCTTCGGGCGCGCCTTGGGTCGTGCGTTCCAGATCATGGACGACGTGCTCGATGTGGTGGAGTACGAAAGTTCGGCGGGCAAGCAGTCAGGTATCGACCTGTTACTGGGTCGACTGTCGCTGCCGCTGATCTATGCGATGGAGACGCTCGGCCCGACACATGCAATCAGCAAATCACTGCGCGAAGGCACGCCATTGACGGGTCATCGTTTGGGCGATGCATTGGACGACTTGCGTGATTGCGGCTGTATCGACAAGGCCTACGCGGCTGCCCGGCGCGAAGCCTTGCAGGCGCTGTTCTATCTCGAGCCATTTCCTCCTGGCCGCTATCGCGATGCTCTGGAGGAACTGACGCTACACGTCGTTGACCGCCCATTGAACGGCTGA
- a CDS encoding xanthine dehydrogenase family protein molybdopterin-binding subunit → MLNEFFPNELPRALQHSLEIDQADGPATLPRRSFLKIVGIGGLALGAFPHLALAQEANGAAATPLKPTQQPSAFVQIAPDGVVTVTLNRLEFGQGVQTALPMILAEELDADWSRVRSRNGNSDAAYLDPNLGIHLTGGSSSIKNSYTQYRELGARARAMLLAAAAARWNVDVASLSTQTGMVLGPGGRKASYGELAEAAMAMPVPEKVTLKDPKDFRIIGQATTRIDAKAKSSGQQDFGIDMHLPGQLTAVVARPPVFGARIASLDDSAARATKGVKAVLRVPLDRGAEGVAVVADGYWQAKLARDALKLEWDLANVEKVDSEKQLIQYRELATQPGPRQFDADMTPLASAPHQLQAEFVFPYLAHAPMEPLNCTVQLAQGSAQLWVGTQFPGGDGAAAARVLNLQPEQVQVNVQTAGGGFGRRGVPTNDFVVLACEVAKAAHAAGLDAPIRTLWSREDDIKGGYYRPMHLHRAHIGFDDSGKVLAWDHALVGQSIVSGTPFEGMIKNGIDATATEGMRNPYPLPMRLTVHHPKLNVPVLWWRSVGSTHTAFVMETLIDEIARTTKQDPVAYRMKLFGDQNPRHRAALQLAVDKSEYGKRQLAAGRAWGVAVHESFSSVVAYVVEASVQDGRPVLHNVTAGVHCNLVVNPRSIEAQVQGAALMGLSMCLPGGAVTLKDGVVQQSNFADFSVPRITDMPAFAVHIVPSAEPPTGMGEPGLPALAPAFANAVASLTGKPLRELPFKLT, encoded by the coding sequence ATGTTGAACGAATTTTTCCCCAACGAGCTGCCTCGCGCCCTGCAACACAGCCTGGAGATCGATCAGGCCGATGGCCCTGCCACCCTTCCCCGTCGCAGCTTCCTCAAGATTGTCGGCATTGGCGGTCTGGCCCTCGGCGCTTTTCCTCACCTGGCCCTGGCCCAGGAGGCCAACGGCGCAGCCGCAACGCCGCTGAAACCGACTCAACAGCCCTCCGCATTCGTACAGATCGCCCCTGACGGCGTGGTGACGGTCACCCTCAACCGCCTGGAGTTCGGCCAGGGCGTGCAGACTGCCCTGCCGATGATCCTCGCCGAAGAACTCGATGCCGACTGGAGCCGGGTGCGCAGTCGCAACGGCAACAGCGACGCCGCCTACCTGGATCCGAATCTAGGCATTCACCTCACCGGCGGTTCCAGTTCGATCAAGAACAGCTATACCCAATACCGCGAACTGGGCGCCCGCGCTCGCGCCATGCTGCTGGCAGCGGCAGCCGCGCGTTGGAACGTGGACGTGGCCAGCCTGAGCACCCAAACCGGCATGGTGTTGGGGCCGGGGGGCCGTAAAGCCAGCTACGGCGAACTGGCCGAAGCCGCGATGGCCATGCCGGTGCCGGAAAAGGTCACGCTCAAGGATCCCAAGGACTTCCGCATCATCGGTCAGGCCACTACGCGCATCGATGCCAAAGCCAAGAGCAGCGGCCAGCAGGATTTCGGCATCGATATGCATCTACCGGGGCAGCTCACCGCCGTGGTGGCACGTCCGCCAGTGTTCGGCGCCAGGATTGCCTCTCTGGATGACAGCGCGGCACGGGCAACCAAAGGGGTAAAAGCGGTGCTTCGGGTGCCGCTGGACCGCGGCGCCGAAGGCGTTGCGGTGGTGGCGGACGGTTATTGGCAAGCGAAGCTGGCGCGCGATGCGCTGAAGCTGGAATGGGACCTGGCCAACGTCGAGAAAGTGGACAGTGAAAAACAACTGATCCAATACCGCGAGCTGGCCACTCAACCCGGGCCACGACAGTTCGACGCTGACATGACACCGCTTGCCAGCGCACCGCATCAGTTGCAGGCCGAGTTTGTGTTCCCTTACCTGGCCCACGCGCCCATGGAGCCATTGAACTGCACCGTGCAACTTGCCCAGGGGAGCGCCCAGTTGTGGGTCGGCACGCAGTTTCCCGGCGGTGATGGCGCGGCGGCTGCACGGGTCCTGAATCTGCAACCCGAGCAAGTCCAGGTCAATGTGCAGACGGCGGGCGGAGGTTTCGGCCGGCGTGGCGTGCCCACCAACGATTTTGTCGTGCTGGCTTGCGAAGTGGCCAAGGCCGCGCACGCCGCTGGGCTTGATGCGCCTATCCGCACACTCTGGAGCCGTGAGGACGATATCAAGGGCGGCTACTATCGCCCCATGCACCTGCACCGCGCGCACATCGGTTTTGACGACAGCGGCAAGGTGCTGGCCTGGGACCATGCCCTGGTCGGGCAATCCATCGTCAGTGGCACTCCGTTCGAAGGAATGATCAAGAACGGCATCGATGCGACCGCAACAGAGGGCATGCGTAATCCTTATCCGCTGCCGATGCGCCTGACAGTCCATCACCCCAAACTCAATGTCCCCGTATTGTGGTGGCGCAGCGTGGGCTCCACTCATACGGCCTTTGTGATGGAAACCCTGATCGACGAGATCGCCCGCACCACCAAGCAGGATCCGGTGGCTTACCGGATGAAGCTGTTTGGCGACCAGAACCCGCGCCATCGCGCTGCGCTGCAATTGGCGGTGGACAAGAGCGAGTACGGTAAGCGTCAGCTAGCGGCCGGCCGCGCCTGGGGCGTGGCGGTCCACGAGTCGTTCAGTTCGGTGGTGGCCTACGTCGTCGAGGCCTCGGTACAGGACGGGCGTCCGGTGCTGCACAACGTGACTGCCGGCGTGCACTGCAATCTGGTGGTTAACCCACGCAGCATCGAGGCCCAGGTACAAGGCGCGGCGCTGATGGGCTTGTCGATGTGCCTGCCCGGTGGCGCCGTCACCTTGAAAGACGGTGTTGTGCAGCAAAGCAATTTCGCTGATTTCAGCGTGCCGCGCATCACCGACATGCCAGCGTTCGCCGTCCACATCGTGCCCAGCGCCGAACCGCCCACGGGGATGGGTGAGCCCGGCCTGCCGGCGCTGGCCCCGGCGTTTGCCAATGCCGTGGCGAGCCTGACCGGTAAGCCGCTGCGTGAACTGCCGTTCAAGTTGACGTAA
- a CDS encoding (2Fe-2S)-binding protein: MSALNINGREYTVDVDPSTPILWTLRDTLGMTGTKFGCGAALCGACTVHLDGQAIRSCVTPIAAAEGKKITTIEAATNGSDPVGTAVHEAWVKHDVAQCGYCQSGQIMSATAFLKAQPKGKQPTAAEIDSAMAGNICRCGTYARIRTAVADAAKALA; the protein is encoded by the coding sequence ATGAGCGCCCTCAATATCAACGGCCGTGAATACACGGTTGACGTAGACCCAAGCACCCCGATTCTTTGGACCCTGCGCGACACGCTGGGCATGACCGGCACCAAGTTCGGCTGCGGCGCAGCGTTGTGTGGTGCCTGCACCGTTCATCTGGATGGCCAGGCCATTCGCTCCTGCGTGACACCCATCGCTGCCGCTGAAGGCAAGAAGATCACCACCATCGAAGCGGCGACCAATGGCAGCGACCCGGTCGGCACTGCCGTGCATGAGGCCTGGGTCAAGCACGACGTGGCGCAGTGCGGTTACTGCCAAAGCGGACAGATCATGAGCGCGACGGCGTTCCTCAAGGCCCAACCCAAGGGCAAGCAACCCACCGCCGCCGAGATCGACTCGGCCATGGCCGGCAATATCTGCCGCTGTGGCACCTACGCCCGTATCCGCACCGCGGTGGCGGACGCCGCCAAAGCCCTTGCCTGA
- a CDS encoding OprD family porin, with translation MKALFQVLSVLTGGVTLVLSPLASADFINDSKANLNLRNFYFNNDNRDGAAAPSKTEEWGQAFMLNYQSGFTDGTVGFGLDAIGLLGLKLDSGEGRHVGSSMFPNDGDKAADQWSRLGATAKMRVSKTELRYGTLQPKLPILVSNDGRLLPQTFEGGQVTSNEIDNLTFTAGQLEHATGRASSDSAGLAVAGASQESNKFTFAGGDYKLTKDLTAQYYYANLEDYYQQHFAGLLHVLPLGEYGSLKTDLRYFKTTSDGKNSSAAGRASGYKLGGYTKDGSGEIDNDTWSAAFIYSLGGHAITAGYQRVSEDSNFAQLNQGGLVGKGEGGASLYLYTDRTIQTFIQAGERTAFAQYAYDFAALGVPGLKASVMYLKGDNIQTTSGNDASEWERDISLDYVVQSGALKNVGFGWRNGMSRSDIARDQDQNRLIVSYSIPLM, from the coding sequence ATGAAAGCCCTATTTCAAGTACTGAGTGTTTTAACGGGTGGTGTGACGCTTGTCCTCAGCCCGTTGGCGTCCGCCGATTTTATCAACGACAGCAAAGCCAACCTGAACTTGCGCAACTTTTACTTCAACAACGATAACCGTGACGGAGCCGCCGCCCCTTCGAAGACCGAAGAATGGGGCCAGGCCTTCATGCTCAATTATCAGTCGGGATTTACCGACGGCACCGTGGGGTTTGGCCTGGACGCGATCGGGTTGCTGGGCTTGAAGCTCGACAGCGGCGAGGGGCGTCATGTTGGCAGCTCGATGTTTCCCAATGACGGTGACAAGGCGGCGGACCAATGGTCTCGGCTTGGTGCAACGGCGAAGATGCGCGTCTCCAAGACCGAACTGCGCTACGGCACCTTGCAACCGAAACTGCCGATCCTGGTTTCCAACGATGGCCGCCTGCTGCCGCAAACCTTCGAGGGTGGCCAAGTCACCAGCAATGAAATCGACAACTTGACCTTCACCGCCGGCCAACTGGAACACGCCACCGGCCGGGCTTCCAGCGACAGCGCCGGCCTCGCCGTGGCGGGCGCCAGCCAGGAAAGCAATAAATTCACCTTCGCCGGTGGCGATTACAAACTGACCAAGGATCTGACCGCCCAGTATTACTACGCCAATCTTGAAGATTATTACCAGCAGCACTTCGCCGGTTTGCTGCACGTCTTGCCACTGGGTGAATACGGCTCGCTGAAAACCGACTTGCGTTACTTCAAGACCACCTCCGACGGCAAGAACAGCAGCGCAGCCGGTCGCGCCAGTGGCTACAAACTCGGCGGCTATACCAAGGACGGTAGCGGTGAAATCGACAACGATACCTGGAGCGCGGCGTTCATTTACTCGTTGGGCGGCCACGCCATTACCGCGGGTTATCAACGCGTGTCCGAAGACAGCAACTTTGCCCAACTCAACCAGGGTGGCCTGGTGGGCAAGGGCGAAGGTGGCGCCAGCCTGTATCTCTACACCGACCGCACCATCCAGACGTTCATCCAGGCCGGTGAACGCACGGCATTCGCCCAGTATGCCTATGACTTTGCAGCGCTCGGTGTTCCGGGCTTGAAGGCATCGGTGATGTACCTCAAGGGCGACAATATCCAGACCACCAGCGGCAATGACGCCAGTGAATGGGAACGTGACATCTCCCTGGACTATGTGGTCCAGAGCGGTGCGTTGAAGAACGTCGGTTTCGGCTGGCGCAACGGCATGTCGCGAAGCGATATTGCCCGCGATCAGGACCAGAATCGCCTGATTGTGAGCTATAGCATTCCGTTGATGTAA
- a CDS encoding ABC transporter ATP-binding protein: MSGTTIRLAGCRKAFSDGTVAVHDLDLTIDAGETLAILGPSGCGKTTTLRLIAGLERPDVGQVFFGDTDVTRLPIERRDVGMVFQNYALFPNLDVAGNIVYGLKIRGMAPAERNKRCSQLLELVGLQDHGKRSIHELSGGQRQRVALARALAPKPRVLLLDEPLAALDAQLRERLRSELDQLLRHLGITAVFVTHDQGEAMALGNRILVMEHGRVAQLASPRDIYQQPANAFVAGFVGNLNAFPVLEHTPLGLKVNGGELPWRGGGLPATVYCRPEHLRVMDNEGHLRGRLVGQFFQGAQSRLLVDVGAAQPLLVDSTDSVIHAPGALIALAVEPQVLFTLSS, from the coding sequence ACGGCACCGTTGCCGTACATGACCTGGACCTGACCATCGACGCCGGAGAAACCCTGGCGATCCTTGGCCCTTCCGGTTGCGGTAAAACCACGACCTTGCGGCTGATTGCCGGGCTTGAGCGCCCGGATGTGGGCCAGGTATTTTTTGGCGACACCGACGTCACCCGCCTGCCCATCGAACGTCGTGACGTGGGCATGGTGTTCCAGAACTATGCGTTGTTTCCCAACCTGGATGTGGCCGGCAACATCGTCTATGGCTTGAAAATTCGCGGCATGGCGCCCGCTGAGCGCAACAAGCGTTGCTCGCAGCTGCTGGAACTGGTCGGTCTGCAGGATCACGGCAAACGCAGCATCCACGAGTTGTCCGGCGGTCAGCGCCAGCGAGTCGCCCTCGCCCGCGCCCTGGCGCCCAAGCCCCGGGTATTGCTGCTCGATGAGCCGTTGGCGGCACTGGACGCGCAGTTGCGTGAACGCTTGCGCAGCGAGTTGGATCAATTGCTACGCCATCTGGGCATTACCGCGGTGTTCGTCACCCACGATCAGGGCGAAGCCATGGCCCTGGGCAATCGGATCCTGGTCATGGAACACGGTCGCGTCGCGCAGTTGGCCAGCCCACGGGACATCTACCAACAACCGGCCAACGCTTTCGTCGCCGGTTTTGTCGGCAACCTCAACGCTTTCCCGGTACTTGAACACACTCCCCTGGGCTTGAAGGTCAATGGCGGAGAGTTGCCGTGGCGTGGGGGCGGTCTGCCTGCCACCGTCTACTGCCGCCCCGAGCATTTGCGGGTGATGGACAACGAGGGGCATCTGCGTGGGCGCCTGGTGGGCCAGTTTTTCCAGGGCGCCCAAAGCCGCCTGTTGGTGGACGTCGGCGCCGCCCAGCCACTGCTGGTGGACAGCACCGACAGCGTCATCCACGCCCCCGGCGCCTTGATCGCCTTGGCCGTCGAGCCGCAAGTGCTGTTCACCCTGTCATCGTGA
- a CDS encoding phosphodiesterase, with translation MNHPFLIAQISDLHLKAGEKLTYGVVDTLAALRRAVDHLNALVPRPDIVVISGDLVDFGRPDEYAVLHPELARLHMPCYLVPGNHDNREHLRAAFADHDYLPSLPGAPLDWVVEEHPLRLIGLDSTIPGGHGGQLLDSQLRWLDEQLSCRPEVPTLLVLHHPPFISGIGHMDREPFINAQALEQVIARHPQVERLLCGHLHRPMQRRFGGSLSCVCPGTSHQIVLDLQPSAPAHFNLEPAGYLLHHWHGEGLVTHNGVFGEYPGPYPFYDAHGLID, from the coding sequence TTGAATCATCCGTTTCTCATCGCGCAGATCAGTGACCTGCATCTCAAGGCCGGGGAAAAACTGACCTATGGCGTCGTTGATACCCTCGCCGCGTTGCGTCGTGCCGTCGATCATTTGAATGCCCTGGTTCCGCGCCCCGACATCGTAGTAATCAGTGGCGACCTGGTGGACTTTGGTCGCCCTGACGAATATGCCGTGCTGCACCCCGAACTGGCGCGCCTGCACATGCCCTGCTACCTGGTGCCTGGTAACCATGACAATCGCGAGCATTTGCGGGCGGCATTTGCCGATCACGACTACCTGCCAAGCTTGCCCGGTGCTCCCCTGGATTGGGTGGTCGAGGAGCATCCGCTGCGCCTGATCGGCCTGGATAGCACCATTCCCGGCGGCCACGGCGGTCAGTTGCTGGACAGCCAATTGCGCTGGCTCGATGAACAATTGTCCTGTCGGCCAGAGGTGCCAACGCTGCTGGTCCTGCACCATCCGCCATTTATCAGCGGCATTGGCCACATGGACCGCGAGCCGTTCATCAACGCGCAGGCACTGGAGCAGGTCATCGCCCGCCATCCACAGGTGGAGCGCTTGCTGTGCGGGCATTTGCATCGGCCGATGCAACGGCGCTTCGGCGGTAGCCTGAGCTGCGTGTGCCCCGGTACTTCCCATCAAATCGTCCTGGATCTACAGCCAAGCGCTCCCGCGCATTTCAACCTGGAACCTGCGGGGTACTTGTTGCACCACTGGCATGGAGAGGGCCTGGTGACCCATAACGGCGTGTTTGGCGAATATCCGGGGCCGTACCCATTTTATGACGCTCATGGATTGATCGACTGA